The sequence AATGCGGTCTATTTCTAAAGGATGTCCCACACTCTCATGGATTTGCAGCATCATTTGGTCTGGTGCTAATACTAAATTGGTGCGAGTGTTTGGGCATTCGTCGGCTGTTAATAGTTCTACAGCTTGTTCACCAATTTGCTGGACTTGATGCCATAAATCTTCTTGTTTTAATAGTTCCAGTCCGCCTTGATAACAGTTAGCTAGCCAGCCGTTGTTACTACGCTGTTGGGTTGTGGCTCCCTGTTGAGCTGTGGCTCGATAATGAGTTCCTAATGAAAGAATTTTTTGATAAACTTCGGAACCATTGCTGCTAATAAACCAAGTTTCTCTCTCTGTGGAGGAGACACTAGCAGTAGTTTGGACGATTTTGTCATCAACTTTTAATTTCTGACAAATGCGAATCAGCAAATCATTGATTTCCCCTGGGCTGAGGGTATCGAATGGTTCGAGAAACGGCGAGTTATATTCACCAACTACTTTTGGGCGTTCACTTTCCCGGAAAGGATAAATCCACCATTCACTAGCTGCAATTGCTTGTTTATAAGCGGTTTCTGCTGCTGCTTGCAATGCTGGTAATTCCACTGAGTTAGTGGCTGCGTAACCGATACAGCCATTAACTAAAACTTCTAACATTGCTCCCGTTGTGGAAGATTTACCGTTAGCTTGCGGTAAACCATCCCGCACATAACGACTGTCAGCAGTTTCTTTGACTACCCTGATACCGATCCAATCTGCAGGAACGTTAAGTTGAGCGATCGCTTTTGTTAATTTTGACCACATAGGAAATAGGGGTTAGGGAAGAGGGATGAAGGATGAGGAAATAGGGGGTAGGGGTGAGAAATTAGGTTTTAAACTAGCCTCTAAACCCTAACCCTTAACCTCTAACTTCTGTGCCAGCGTGTACCTTCGGGACTATCGATTAAAGTGATACCTTGGGCTTGGAGTTCGTTACGGATGCGATCGCTTTCGGCGAAGTTCTTGGCTTTTCTGGCTTGTTGTCTTTGCTGAATGAGCAAGTCAATTTGCTCGTCACTCAAGCCTGCTGCTGTTGGTGTGTCAGGATCAAGCTTGGCTTCTAAACCCAAAACTCCAGCCAGAGTCACTAGGGTGTACCATTGGCGTTGCAATTCGTCGGTGGGGGTTTTGGTTGCACCTTCATGAATGAAAATATTGCTCTCACGCTGGAGTTCTTTAGCTAATTCAAACAACACCGCCAAAGCACCGGAGAAATTAAAGTCGTTATCTCCCAACAGTTGAAAGCGTTCTGCGAGTTCAGGAATCAGCAAGGAGGTTTCTGCGTCCCAACCAAGTTTTTCACCATATTGATAGCCAAAAAGCAAGCCTTCCTTGAGAGTTTTCCAGCTATTTTCTGCAGTAGCGATCGCCTCGGTTGTAAAATCTAAAGGCTTGCGGTAGTGTGCTTGCAAAACAAACAATCTCACCGCCATCGGGTTAACCGGCTCATGCTGCCAATTACCCGTTCCATCCAACAATTCCCTAATGGTGATAAAATTACCCAGCGACTTAGACATTTTCTGACCATTCACCATCACCATGCCGTTATGTGTCCAATAACGCGCCAACGGTCGATTCATCGCCCCTTCTGACTGAGCAATTTCATTTTCATGGTGCGGAAAAATCAAATCTCCACCACCACCATGAATATCGATTGTTTCACCCAAGCGCGATCGAATCATCGCCGAACATTCAATGTGCCATCCCGGACGACCCGCACCCCAAGGAGAATCCCACGAGGGTTCCCCAGGTTTTGCTTGCTTCCACAAAGCAAAATCAAACGGATGCTGCTTCTTACCTTCTAATTCTTCGCCATCCACCCGTCCACTAGCACCCGCTTGCATTTGTTCCAGATTTCTGCTAGCAAGTTTGCCATAGCCAGGGAAGCGTTCTACTCGGTAATAAACATCACCACCGACGGCATAAGCCAGGCCTTTTTCTGCTAAAATTTCAATCAATTGATGAATTTCCGGAATATGTTCCGTCACTCGCGGATACTCATCTGCATCCATCACATTTAACCGCCGGATATCTGCAAAATATGCCTCAATAAAACGGTTAGACACTGCCGACATCGTTGAGCCTTGTTCTTTCGCCCGGTTAAGAATTTTATCGTCAATATCAGTAAAATTTTGGATATAGCGCACCTCAAAACCGCGCCACATCAAGTAACGGCGAATCGTATCCCAGACAATATAAGAACGCGCATGACCCAAATGGCAGTAGTCATAAACTGTCACACCGCAGCAATACATCTTAACCTTCCCTGGCTCTACGGTTTCAAAAGGTTCTTGACGACGGGTGAGGGTATTGTAAAGAGTTAGGGTCATAACACAGTAGTTTTTTTTTGGAATAGAGAAGATACGCAATAATTAGGTTAGAGCATCTGGGGTGACAGTCCAGCATCCCTATGCTAGTGTTTTCTGGACTATCTGCGCTACATTCCTATTTTTGATTTTGTGACACTCGCGCCATGCAATCAGCTTCTTCGGAATTTTCAGCACTAGATGCGCCAAAACAAGGCTTACCCGTAACAATTATTACGGGATTCCTCGGTAGCGGCAAGACAACCTTACTCAATCATATTCTCACTAATCAGCAAGGTTTAAAAACTGCTGTTTTAGTCAATGAATTTGGCGAAATTGGTATTGATAACGAGTTAATTGTTTCCACTGACGAGAACATGGTGGAATTAAACAACGGCTGTATCTGCTGCACCATTAATAATGATTTAGTAGATGCTGTCTATAAAGTTTTAGAACGGGAAGAAAAGCTAGACTATTTAGTTGTAGAAACCACTGGACTAGCAGATCCGCTACCAGTAGCTCTGACATTTCTGGGTACAGAATTACGCGATTTAACTCGCCTAGATTCGATTATTACCGTAGTTGATGCGGCAAATTATAGCCTAGATTTATTCAATTCCCAAGCAGCGTATAGTCAAATTGCCTACGGTGATGTGATTATTCTCAATAAAGCAGATTTAGTCAGTGAAGCTACTCTCAATGAGTTAGAAAAGAAAATCGATGAGGTCAAAGAAGGAGCAAGAATTCTTCGCACTACCCGTTCACAAGTTCCCCTGGCTTTAATTCTCAGTGTTGGTTTGTTTGAATCTGATAAATATTTTGGTAATACGGCAGATACTCACGACCATCATGACCATGAACATGACCATTCTACATGCGGTCACGACCATCATGATCATAACCACGACCACGACCATAACCATAACCATGACCATGACCATCACGAGCATTCTCATCATTTAGAAAATGATGGTTTTACCTCTATCTCTTTCCAGAGTGACAAACCTTTTTCTATTCGCAAATTCCAATATTTCTTAGATAATCAACTATCCACAAATATTTTCCGGGCTAAGGGAATTATGTGGTTTGATGAAAGCCCTAAACGCCATATTTTCCACCTGTGCGGTAAGCGTTTCACAATGGATGATGATGAGTGGAAAAGTGAACCAAAAAACCAACTGGTGCTGATTGGTCAAAATTTGGATCAAAAAACTTTGCTCACTCAGTTAGAAAATTGTGTTTGTCTACCTTCTACCAGCAAAGGTAAGGGTTTCGGGAGATAATTATTAGCCCTAGATTATTTCCACCTGGAACACATTAGGCATAACAAAAATCAAAATTCTCCCCCCACAAAGGAACAAAAAATTTGGCGGTAGGTAATTGGACTATTACCAATTACCTGCACTTCTAAAGATTGCTTTCGTGACCTACCTACATTGACTCTACAAGTACAGTGTGGAGTTTTTCATGATTCAGCTATTTCCCAACCTCGATTTTCTAAACGCTCCTCTAATTTGCCGCTATCTCTAATTGCTCGCAAACCATGATTGAAACTGCCTAATTCTTTTCCTAAAATACTGAAAAACTTCCGGTCAATCTCATCTACTATTTTAATTGCCTCAATAGTCAATTCATAACCTGATTGAGTAATTGTGAGTGACTTAGCTCTAGTATCTCTGGCGTCAGGTTCTCGCTTCACTAACCCTCTTTGCTCTAAAGCTCGTAAAACTTTTGAAGTCATCATAATGTCTGTTTTTGCATGGGTGGCTAATTTAGCTTGAGTCACAGTTTCTTGGTCTTGATTTAGCCAAACTAGCCCCGCTAATAGCACAAATTGTACATGAGTCAGTCCCAAATGATTCAGTCCAGCATTCATTTTTCTCTGCCAAAGATTAGAAATTTGCCACAACAAAAATCCAGGGCTATCGTCTGGAATTTCAAATTGAAAGACTCGATTTTTCGGTATAAATGTCAATTGGTACTCCCTTTAATTCTTCTATATTGCATAACATTTGCCCAGCAATAATCTCAAAGTCATTTTGAGCAATTTCTAAAAAACCAAACCTAAATACATACCCCCAATTACGTTTATTTTTAATAAAATTTAAGTAGGGAATTAATCGTAATATAGGTATCTCGCAACAATTCCAAAATTGGACATCACGACGGTAGGGAATAAAATCGTTACCCATATCATAGTTATAAACTTCATTACCTATTACTTGTCCAATTGCTGTGAAAGCCTGACATTTTTGCT is a genomic window of Fortiea contorta PCC 7126 containing:
- a CDS encoding TldD/PmbA family protein, with the translated sequence MWSKLTKAIAQLNVPADWIGIRVVKETADSRYVRDGLPQANGKSSTTGAMLEVLVNGCIGYAATNSVELPALQAAAETAYKQAIAASEWWIYPFRESERPKVVGEYNSPFLEPFDTLSPGEINDLLIRICQKLKVDDKIVQTTASVSSTERETWFISSNGSEVYQKILSLGTHYRATAQQGATTQQRSNNGWLANCYQGGLELLKQEDLWHQVQQIGEQAVELLTADECPNTRTNLVLAPDQMMLQIHESVGHPLEIDRILGDERNYAGGSFVNKNDFGKLIYGSPLMNITFDPTVAGEFASYSFDDTGAVATREYLVKEGVLQRGLGSLESQARAGVPGVACARASSWNRPAIDRMANLNLEPGIASFAEIIAGIEHGVYMESNRSWSIDDRRYKFQFGCEYAKLIENGKFTKTLRNPNYRATTPEFWHSLIQIGDAANWQMYGTPFCGKGEPNQAIWVGHGSPVCVFADVEVFGGGT
- the cysS gene encoding cysteine--tRNA ligase; translation: MTLTLYNTLTRRQEPFETVEPGKVKMYCCGVTVYDYCHLGHARSYIVWDTIRRYLMWRGFEVRYIQNFTDIDDKILNRAKEQGSTMSAVSNRFIEAYFADIRRLNVMDADEYPRVTEHIPEIHQLIEILAEKGLAYAVGGDVYYRVERFPGYGKLASRNLEQMQAGASGRVDGEELEGKKQHPFDFALWKQAKPGEPSWDSPWGAGRPGWHIECSAMIRSRLGETIDIHGGGGDLIFPHHENEIAQSEGAMNRPLARYWTHNGMVMVNGQKMSKSLGNFITIRELLDGTGNWQHEPVNPMAVRLFVLQAHYRKPLDFTTEAIATAENSWKTLKEGLLFGYQYGEKLGWDAETSLLIPELAERFQLLGDNDFNFSGALAVLFELAKELQRESNIFIHEGATKTPTDELQRQWYTLVTLAGVLGLEAKLDPDTPTAAGLSDEQIDLLIQQRQQARKAKNFAESDRIRNELQAQGITLIDSPEGTRWHRS
- a CDS encoding CobW family GTP-binding protein, which codes for MQSASSEFSALDAPKQGLPVTIITGFLGSGKTTLLNHILTNQQGLKTAVLVNEFGEIGIDNELIVSTDENMVELNNGCICCTINNDLVDAVYKVLEREEKLDYLVVETTGLADPLPVALTFLGTELRDLTRLDSIITVVDAANYSLDLFNSQAAYSQIAYGDVIILNKADLVSEATLNELEKKIDEVKEGARILRTTRSQVPLALILSVGLFESDKYFGNTADTHDHHDHEHDHSTCGHDHHDHNHDHDHNHNHDHDHHEHSHHLENDGFTSISFQSDKPFSIRKFQYFLDNQLSTNIFRAKGIMWFDESPKRHIFHLCGKRFTMDDDEWKSEPKNQLVLIGQNLDQKTLLTQLENCVCLPSTSKGKGFGR
- a CDS encoding MarR family winged helix-turn-helix transcriptional regulator, which gives rise to MTFIPKNRVFQFEIPDDSPGFLLWQISNLWQRKMNAGLNHLGLTHVQFVLLAGLVWLNQDQETVTQAKLATHAKTDIMMTSKVLRALEQRGLVKREPDARDTRAKSLTITQSGYELTIEAIKIVDEIDRKFFSILGKELGSFNHGLRAIRDSGKLEERLENRGWEIAES
- a CDS encoding EVE domain-containing protein, whose translation is MENIKYWIVVASKNHVQNGVEGGFIQACHGKASPLNHIGVNDWVVYYSPKLEFGGEQKCQAFTAIGQVIGNEVYNYDMGNDFIPYRRDVQFWNCCEIPILRLIPYLNFIKNKRNWGYVFRFGFLEIAQNDFEIIAGQMLCNIEELKGVPIDIYTEKSSLSI